One segment of Mycolicibacterium sp. YH-1 DNA contains the following:
- a CDS encoding virulence factor Mce family protein — MTRRHNIRIALAIALTVLLVSGGYLAVVAVGSAAHRQIVAYFENSNGVFVGDDVRIRGVNVGKIESIEPEPERVKISFWIDDKYAVPADVKAAILSPTLVTSRAIQLTPPYVSGAMLPNNAVIPDSRTAVPLEFDDLRAQLEKLTNSLQPTQPGGVSALGEFVNTAADNLRGQGPAIRDSIIKLSQTVSALGDHSDDIFTSVKNLSMLVSALDGSTDLIVQLNQNLASVSGALADDPGEVADAARDLNAVVGDVQAFVAENRETLGTTTDKLTSLSQVAHDSLADIKQLLHVAPTALSNFVNIYQPAQGTFSGVLAPTMFANPISFLCGAIQAASRFNAEQSSKLCVQYLAPIIKNRQYNFLPMGLNPFVGATARPNEVTYSEDWMRPDYVPPQPATPATPATAASVPAPLPAEAPPPPEPAEAATTDPQAGLQGMMVPPGGGS, encoded by the coding sequence ATGACCAGACGACACAACATCCGCATCGCGCTGGCGATCGCCTTGACCGTACTTCTGGTTTCCGGCGGGTACCTGGCCGTGGTCGCCGTCGGCTCCGCCGCTCATCGACAGATCGTCGCGTACTTCGAGAACAGCAACGGTGTATTCGTTGGTGACGACGTACGCATCCGCGGTGTCAACGTCGGCAAGATCGAGAGCATCGAACCCGAGCCGGAAAGGGTGAAGATCTCCTTCTGGATCGATGACAAGTACGCCGTGCCCGCGGACGTCAAGGCCGCAATCCTGTCGCCCACGCTCGTGACTTCGCGCGCCATCCAGCTCACTCCGCCCTACGTCAGCGGCGCGATGCTGCCCAACAACGCCGTCATCCCGGACAGCCGCACAGCCGTACCCCTCGAGTTCGACGACCTCCGCGCGCAATTGGAGAAGCTCACCAACTCCCTGCAACCGACCCAACCCGGCGGTGTGAGCGCCCTCGGCGAATTCGTGAACACCGCTGCGGACAATCTCCGCGGTCAGGGACCGGCCATTCGCGACTCGATCATCAAGCTGTCGCAGACGGTCTCGGCCCTTGGCGACCACAGCGACGACATCTTCACCAGCGTGAAGAACCTCTCGATGCTCGTCTCGGCCCTCGACGGCAGCACCGATCTGATCGTGCAACTCAATCAGAATCTTGCGTCGGTCTCGGGTGCTCTGGCCGACGACCCCGGCGAAGTTGCCGATGCCGCACGCGATCTGAACGCCGTCGTGGGTGACGTGCAGGCATTCGTCGCCGAGAACCGCGAGACGCTGGGGACGACCACCGACAAGTTGACCTCGCTTTCCCAGGTGGCCCACGACAGCCTCGCCGATATCAAACAACTTCTGCACGTCGCTCCGACCGCGCTGTCGAACTTCGTGAACATCTACCAACCCGCTCAGGGCACCTTCAGCGGCGTCCTCGCTCCGACCATGTTCGCCAACCCGATCTCGTTCCTGTGCGGCGCAATACAAGCGGCGTCGCGGTTCAATGCCGAACAATCATCGAAGCTGTGTGTGCAATACCTGGCGCCGATCATCAAGAACCGGCAATACAACTTCTTACCGATGGGTCTCAACCCATTCGTGGGCGCCACTGCTCGTCCGAATGAGGTCACTTACAGCGAGGATTGGATGAGACCGGATTACGTCCCGCCGCAGCCCGCCACACCGGCCACACCGGCAACCGCCGCCTCGGTTCCGGCGCCCCTGCCTGCAGAGGCCCCACCGCCTCCCGAACCGGCGGAGGCCGCGACGACCGACCCCCAGGCCGGCCTACAAGGCATGATGGTGCCGCCCGGAGGCGGGTCGTGA
- a CDS encoding MCE family protein: MITAAALSACSWKGLNTLQLPGAQGTGDGAYSIQVQLPDVTNIQPNSRVRVGDVNVGTVTKVERQDWHALLTVRLNGNVDMPANSTAAIGQTSLLGSLHVELAAPKNAPSSGKLHEGSLITLANGSAYPSTEQTLAATSMLLNGGGIGKMQDITVALTTAFGGARQDQLRTFLDQLQTFTARLNEQTRDIIDATDAVNRVAGQFAAQQPVFDRALDTVPRALKALNDERDTLVDAVDQLGKFSALATDSVDQTRTALVTELQDLGPVLKSLADAGPALTRSLGLLSTFPFPKDTLTKWFRGDYGNISLVVDLTLSRLDSALFTGTRWEGNLTELEMQWGRTIGQLPSPYTSANPLLAPYRFDQGR, from the coding sequence ATGATCACTGCCGCCGCCCTCTCGGCCTGCAGCTGGAAGGGACTGAATACGCTGCAACTACCCGGTGCCCAGGGCACCGGGGACGGTGCCTACAGCATCCAGGTGCAACTGCCCGACGTCACCAACATCCAACCGAACTCGCGTGTGCGGGTGGGGGATGTCAACGTCGGCACCGTCACCAAAGTCGAACGGCAGGATTGGCACGCTCTGTTGACCGTTCGGCTCAACGGCAACGTCGACATGCCCGCCAATTCGACTGCCGCCATCGGGCAAACAAGCCTGCTGGGCTCGCTACACGTCGAGCTGGCGGCGCCGAAGAACGCGCCCTCGAGCGGAAAATTGCACGAGGGTTCGCTGATAACGCTGGCCAACGGCAGCGCTTACCCGTCCACCGAACAAACCCTGGCGGCAACGTCGATGCTGCTCAACGGCGGCGGGATCGGCAAGATGCAGGACATCACCGTGGCGCTGACCACCGCTTTCGGCGGCGCGCGCCAAGACCAACTCCGTACCTTTCTCGACCAGTTGCAGACGTTCACCGCGCGGCTCAATGAGCAGACTCGGGACATCATCGACGCCACTGACGCCGTCAATCGTGTCGCCGGCCAATTCGCAGCGCAACAGCCGGTGTTCGACCGAGCGCTGGACACCGTGCCGCGCGCCCTCAAGGCGCTCAACGACGAGCGCGACACACTGGTCGACGCCGTTGACCAACTGGGCAAGTTCAGCGCTTTGGCGACCGACTCGGTCGATCAAACCAGGACCGCACTGGTGACTGAACTGCAGGATCTGGGGCCGGTCCTGAAGTCGTTGGCCGACGCGGGTCCGGCCCTGACCCGGTCGCTGGGCCTGCTGTCCACCTTTCCGTTCCCGAAGGACACCTTGACGAAATGGTTCCGCGGTGACTACGGAAACATCAGCCTGGTCGTCGATCTCACGTTGAGTCGACTGGATTCGGCCTTGTTCACCGGCACCCGGTGGGAGGGCAACCTCACCGAGCTCGAGATGCAATGGGGCCGCACCATCGGTCAACTCCCCAGTCCATACACCTCGGCCAATCCCTTGTTGGCGCCGTACCGATTCGACCAGGGGCGCTGA
- a CDS encoding MCE family protein — MHLNRRVKLQLIFFAVVTLVSGTVMAVFVLHVPSRFFGVGEYRVTVNLPKAAGLYDNANVTYRGTEVGRVEGLALTPVGVDAVLTMDSAVRIPADVQVEVHSTNAVGEQYLEFVPRSAAGRALKDRDVIPVDRTTVPPDINALLTATNKGLLAIPNGNLRTAIDEADVAFGGLGPEMSRIVNATTKLATDARANLDAITTLIDHSKPILDTQTDSADSIRSWAANVASVTGQLRDHDADFRGLLNEGPGAFKEMSGLLDRVQPTLPVLFSNLVSVADVAITYQPNLEQILVLMPRAMEADQGAALANRNTKQDYKGLYLSFNLNLNLPPPCTTGFLPAAQQRAPAAVDAPDRIAGSLYCRVPQDSPIAVRGARNLPCETRPGKRAPTVEMCESDENYVPLNDGFNWKGDPNATLSGQGIPQLPPGTPGSTVTPPAPMPIAIAEYDPASGSYIGPDGQQYTQSNLARDAKPSTWQDLMTPPQEHRP; from the coding sequence ATGCATCTGAACAGAAGAGTCAAGCTGCAACTGATCTTCTTCGCCGTGGTGACGCTGGTATCGGGCACGGTGATGGCCGTGTTCGTGCTGCACGTCCCCAGCCGGTTCTTCGGTGTCGGCGAGTATCGGGTGACGGTCAACCTCCCAAAGGCCGCCGGACTCTACGACAACGCCAATGTCACGTATCGCGGCACCGAGGTCGGTCGCGTCGAAGGCTTGGCGTTGACGCCGGTCGGCGTCGATGCCGTCCTCACGATGGACTCGGCCGTGCGCATACCCGCAGATGTGCAAGTGGAGGTGCACAGCACCAACGCAGTCGGTGAGCAGTACCTCGAATTCGTCCCGCGTAGCGCGGCCGGTCGAGCGTTGAAGGACCGCGATGTCATTCCCGTCGACCGGACAACGGTTCCCCCTGACATCAACGCGTTGCTGACGGCGACCAATAAGGGCCTGTTGGCGATACCCAACGGCAACCTGCGCACCGCAATCGACGAAGCAGACGTGGCCTTCGGTGGTCTGGGACCGGAAATGTCCCGCATCGTCAACGCGACCACCAAGCTGGCTACCGACGCTCGGGCCAATCTCGATGCGATCACGACGTTGATCGACCACAGCAAGCCGATCCTGGACACCCAGACCGATTCCGCCGATTCGATCCGGAGCTGGGCCGCCAACGTCGCCAGCGTCACCGGCCAGCTGCGCGATCACGACGCCGACTTCCGCGGCCTGCTCAACGAGGGGCCCGGCGCGTTCAAGGAGATGAGCGGGCTGCTCGACCGAGTGCAGCCGACGTTGCCGGTACTGTTCAGCAACCTGGTGAGTGTGGCGGACGTCGCCATCACCTACCAACCCAACCTCGAGCAGATCCTGGTGTTGATGCCCCGGGCGATGGAAGCAGACCAGGGTGCGGCCCTGGCCAATCGCAACACCAAACAGGACTACAAGGGGCTCTATCTCTCGTTCAACCTCAATCTCAATCTGCCGCCGCCATGTACCACGGGCTTTCTGCCGGCCGCTCAACAGCGTGCGCCGGCCGCGGTCGACGCACCGGATCGCATCGCCGGCAGCCTCTACTGCCGGGTGCCGCAGGACTCGCCGATAGCGGTGCGCGGCGCGCGGAACCTGCCCTGTGAAACTCGGCCGGGCAAGCGGGCACCGACGGTCGAAATGTGTGAGAGCGACGAGAACTACGTGCCGCTCAACGACGGATTCAACTGGAAGGGCGATCCCAACGCCACACTGAGCGGTCAGGGCATTCCGCAACTGCCGCCCGGCACACCTGGATCCACCGTGACTCCACCCGCTCCGATGCCGATTGCCATTGCCGAATATGACCCCGCCAGTGGGAGTTACATCGGCCCGGACGGGCAGCAGTACACCCAATCGAATCTCGCGCGAGATGCGAAGCCATCGACATGGCAGGACCTCATGACGCCACCACAGGAGCATCGACCGTGA
- a CDS encoding mammalian cell entry protein: protein MPKNLKYAKIHEHHDDVPVIDIDADEAVGDAADESSGFEGSARAGRQGWKSPRRLTAVLAVAIVVVLGGLVGYLGMQLHRLEHAVDQRAEFLQAARQGALNLTTIDWQHVDDAVKRILDSATGAFHDDFEKRSQPFVEVVKQAQSHTEGTVTMVGLESISGDQASALVAVTVKTSSGANPETASKAWRMRISVQKVGADVKVADVEFVP from the coding sequence ATGCCAAAGAACCTGAAGTACGCGAAGATCCACGAGCACCACGACGACGTCCCCGTGATCGACATCGACGCGGACGAGGCAGTCGGCGACGCGGCCGACGAGTCTTCGGGATTCGAGGGCTCGGCGCGTGCCGGGCGACAGGGCTGGAAGTCGCCGCGTCGGCTGACTGCCGTGCTGGCCGTCGCGATCGTCGTGGTTCTCGGTGGGCTCGTCGGCTATCTCGGCATGCAATTGCATCGCCTGGAGCACGCTGTCGACCAGCGAGCCGAGTTCCTGCAAGCGGCCCGCCAAGGTGCACTGAATCTGACCACCATCGACTGGCAGCATGTCGATGACGCGGTCAAGCGCATCCTCGATTCGGCCACCGGGGCGTTCCATGACGACTTCGAGAAGCGCTCTCAGCCATTCGTCGAGGTCGTGAAGCAGGCACAGTCCCACACCGAGGGCACCGTCACGATGGTTGGGCTGGAGTCGATTTCGGGCGACCAGGCCAGTGCGCTCGTGGCCGTAACGGTGAAGACCAGCAGTGGCGCTAATCCCGAGACCGCATCCAAGGCTTGGCGTATGCGAATAAGCGTTCAGAAAGTGGGTGCCGACGTGAAGGTCGCCGATGTGGAGTTCGTCCCATGA
- a CDS encoding CAP domain-containing protein, which yields MASTVMAIAVSLAPPSAADNKRLNDSVVANVYTIQHTAGCTNNVTINAQLRLAAQWHTNDVLNNRALDGDIGSDGSTVQDRARAAGYQGAVAETVAINPALAINGIEILNQWYFRPDYMNVMSDCGYTQMGVWSENSLDRSVVVAVYGKPA from the coding sequence ATGGCGAGCACGGTGATGGCGATAGCCGTGTCGCTGGCTCCGCCGTCCGCGGCCGACAACAAACGACTCAATGACAGCGTGGTCGCCAACGTCTATACGATTCAGCACACCGCGGGCTGCACGAACAATGTGACGATCAACGCCCAGTTGCGCCTGGCAGCGCAATGGCACACCAACGATGTGCTGAACAACCGCGCGCTCGATGGCGACATCGGCTCGGACGGCTCGACGGTGCAGGACCGCGCTCGCGCGGCCGGATACCAAGGGGCGGTCGCCGAAACCGTTGCGATAAACCCTGCCTTGGCAATCAACGGCATCGAGATCCTGAATCAATGGTACTTCCGGCCCGACTACATGAATGTCATGTCGGACTGCGGTTACACCCAGATGGGAGTCTGGTCGGAGAACAGTCTTGACCGCAGTGTCGTGGTAGCCGTCTACGGAAAGCCGGCATGA
- a CDS encoding alpha/beta hydrolase-fold protein, with protein sequence MNSPARLSVRLLRVLFASVIVLCIWNAARARADTVELLMVPSAAMGRDIPVAFQDGGPHAVVLLDAFNGRPDVSNWVGVGGFKAFVGKGISVAAPAGGAWSMYTNWEADGGKQWETFLADELPNWLAANKGLAPNGHGIVGAAQGGTAAVTLAAFHPDRYRYAGSLSGFMTPSATAMNGAISAGLAQFGGVDTQAMWGAAQLGRWKWRDPDVHVQLLVDNNIRLWIFSPATLTCSDPAAMIGYCDQAQGSNRTFYSHYRELGGHNGHFDIPEGGQHDWGSWGPQLVAMSGDLASAIR encoded by the coding sequence ATGAACTCACCCGCGCGACTTTCCGTCAGACTGCTGCGTGTCCTATTCGCATCGGTCATCGTGCTGTGTATCTGGAACGCGGCACGAGCGAGAGCCGACACCGTCGAGCTGCTGATGGTCCCGTCGGCGGCGATGGGCCGCGACATCCCCGTGGCGTTCCAGGATGGCGGTCCGCATGCGGTCGTTCTGCTGGACGCGTTCAACGGCCGTCCCGACGTCAGCAACTGGGTCGGCGTCGGTGGATTCAAAGCTTTTGTCGGCAAGGGTATCTCGGTTGCCGCGCCGGCGGGCGGCGCTTGGAGTATGTACACAAACTGGGAAGCCGACGGCGGCAAGCAGTGGGAGACGTTCCTCGCCGACGAACTGCCGAACTGGCTGGCGGCCAATAAGGGTCTCGCTCCGAACGGGCACGGCATAGTCGGCGCCGCCCAGGGTGGCACCGCTGCGGTGACCCTTGCGGCGTTCCATCCCGACCGCTATCGCTACGCCGGGTCGCTGTCGGGTTTCATGACCCCGTCGGCCACTGCGATGAACGGCGCGATCAGCGCGGGCCTGGCCCAATTCGGTGGCGTCGACACACAGGCGATGTGGGGTGCCGCGCAACTGGGCCGGTGGAAGTGGCGCGACCCCGACGTGCACGTCCAGCTGCTGGTGGACAACAACATCCGGCTATGGATCTTCAGCCCCGCCACGCTGACGTGCAGTGACCCCGCAGCGATGATCGGGTACTGCGACCAGGCCCAGGGCAGCAATCGCACCTTCTATTCGCACTACCGGGAACTCGGCGGTCACAACGGGCACTTCGACATACCCGAGGGTGGCCAGCATGATTGGGGCAGCTGGGGTCCGCAGCTGGTCGCGATGTCCGGCGACCTCGCATCGGCTATCCGATGA